One genomic region from Flagellimonas oceani encodes:
- a CDS encoding SulP family inorganic anion transporter — protein sequence MAKFYDTKYLKGDITGGLVAGIVALPLALAFGVQSGLGAISGLYGAIAIGILAALFGGTKTQASGPTGPMTVVSAALVASAVDLTGSLENAMGIIILSFLLGGVLQIIFGLINIAGYIKYFPYPVISGFMSGVGLIIIILQIFPFVGLDSAKSTIKVMSDLPRLFSEFNWQALVLGAMTVIIYYVFPKINKTIPSALVALIAVSIFSYFINWAVPIIGEIPSGLPSLQIDGLFSIDSEAYFMVLEYGMVLAVLGSIDSLLTSVIADNMTKTKHNSNRELIGQGIGNMVAALVGGIPGAGATKGTVVNINNGGKTRLSGALHGTFLLAVLLGLSSLAAYIPLAVLAGILIPIGFKIIDTRGLKHIKIMPKADSVVLIIVLLWTTFGSLIQAVGVGVTLAALLFMKRASDIGEKGMEVGTLAGFDGERPWVDEENFYEKYKDKVFIKHLNGPLFFGFTSYFQDQVKNIDEHIKVLVIRMDRVPHIDQSGVYALETIIFDLSKKNIKTVFTGLREQPKQLIENIDIIPDLVPVEQVFSTVQDSFSWIARELEGQDQA from the coding sequence ATGGCAAAATTTTACGACACAAAATACTTAAAAGGAGATATTACAGGCGGACTGGTGGCAGGAATCGTTGCACTACCGTTGGCATTGGCCTTTGGTGTACAATCTGGCCTTGGTGCAATTTCAGGTTTATATGGTGCAATTGCGATTGGTATCCTTGCCGCCTTGTTTGGAGGTACAAAAACCCAGGCCAGTGGCCCTACGGGACCAATGACGGTGGTTTCGGCAGCCTTGGTGGCCAGCGCCGTTGACTTGACGGGCAGTCTGGAAAATGCCATGGGGATTATTATATTGAGTTTTTTATTGGGCGGTGTGCTACAGATAATTTTCGGGCTTATCAATATCGCCGGATACATCAAATATTTTCCCTACCCTGTAATTTCAGGCTTTATGAGTGGCGTGGGACTTATCATCATTATCCTGCAAATATTCCCGTTCGTAGGATTGGATTCGGCAAAATCCACTATAAAGGTAATGTCGGATTTACCGAGATTGTTTTCGGAGTTTAATTGGCAGGCCTTGGTGCTGGGCGCAATGACGGTGATTATTTATTACGTGTTTCCAAAAATCAATAAAACCATACCCAGTGCACTTGTGGCCTTGATTGCAGTTTCCATCTTTTCCTATTTTATAAATTGGGCCGTTCCTATTATTGGCGAAATTCCATCGGGTTTGCCATCATTGCAAATAGATGGTCTTTTCAGCATTGATAGCGAAGCCTATTTTATGGTTTTGGAATATGGAATGGTCTTGGCAGTTTTGGGTTCCATTGACTCGCTGTTGACCTCGGTAATTGCGGATAACATGACCAAAACCAAGCACAACAGCAATCGCGAGCTAATAGGCCAAGGCATTGGTAACATGGTGGCGGCCTTGGTTGGCGGCATACCCGGTGCGGGCGCAACAAAGGGTACCGTGGTAAACATCAACAATGGAGGTAAAACAAGGCTTTCAGGAGCCTTGCACGGCACATTTCTTTTGGCGGTTTTATTGGGATTAAGTTCGCTCGCAGCATATATTCCCTTGGCTGTGCTTGCGGGAATACTTATTCCGATTGGGTTTAAAATTATCGATACACGTGGCCTTAAACATATAAAAATAATGCCCAAGGCAGATTCTGTGGTGCTGATCATTGTTTTATTGTGGACCACATTTGGCAGTTTGATCCAAGCAGTTGGTGTCGGGGTAACCTTGGCGGCCTTGTTGTTTATGAAACGCGCCAGCGATATTGGGGAAAAAGGCATGGAAGTTGGCACACTTGCGGGTTTTGATGGTGAAAGACCTTGGGTCGATGAAGAGAATTTCTACGAGAAATATAAGGACAAAGTATTTATCAAACATTTGAATGGCCCGTTGTTTTTTGGTTTTACGTCCTACTTTCAGGATCAGGTAAAAAATATTGATGAGCATATAAAAGTACTGGTCATCCGTATGGACCGGGTTCCACATATAGACCAGTCTGGTGTTTACGCCCTGGAGACCATCATATTCGACTTGTCCAAGAAAAATATAAAAACGGTTTTCACAGGGTTGAGAGAACAGCCCAAACAACTCATTGAAAATATTGACATCATCCCCGATTTGGTTCCGGTGGAACAAGTTTTTTCCACCGTTCAGGACAGTTTTTCTTGGATTGCGAGGGAATTGGAAGGCCAAGACCAGGCATAG
- the rpmF gene encoding 50S ribosomal protein L32: MAHPKRKISKTRRDKRRTHYKAVAPTIAKDSTTGEMHLFHRAHWHEGKLYYRGQVLIDKTEEETAA; this comes from the coding sequence ATGGCACATCCTAAAAGAAAAATATCAAAAACCAGAAGGGACAAAAGAAGAACCCACTACAAAGCAGTTGCGCCAACAATTGCCAAGGACTCAACAACAGGTGAAATGCACTTGTTCCACAGAGCTCACTGGCACGAAGGCAAATTGTACTATAGAGGTCAGGTTTTGATTGACAAAACAGAAGAGGAAACAGCGGCATAA
- a CDS encoding M14 family metallopeptidase, translated as MISKTANLKTLLLLAVMSLSCAAFSVAQNVPSPKDVLGFELGDDYKLADYSQIEDYLIKLDNASERVKMQEIGETVLGRKMYIVFVSTEENLRQLDKWKDISTKLARVQVDDDDAVRLSQEGKAIVWVDGGIHSTELAGTQVTPELAYTLATSESEEVKKIRENVITIIMPNMNPDGLDIVTDWYRKNLGTPYETSRPPILYHHYVGHDNNRDWFMNTMPETYHVTQILYNEWYPQIVFNHHQTSPSWTKISIPPYADPVNPKIHPAITASVSEVGSAMSKRFSMENMPGAIADNYYTMFWNGGARTVPYYHNMIGILTETGHASPTPRYYDPEKLPKTVAGGTPTDGTDIMYPDPWKGGESHFRDAVDYMLTATWATLDLAADRKSNYLYNIYKMGKSAVEKGKTGDLFAYIIDKEQWDSFEAVNLVNVLLRGGIEVEKATKDFTVNGKEYEEGSYVIYTAQAFRPYLLDLMEKQDYPTRFQYPGGPPDTPYDLAGWTLPLQMGIDVDKIAESFNAPTEKVTGLVKHYEGEVNRNGSFGYALSVNSNASVLATNKILKAGGTAYKSMAEFKAGKVTLPAGSYIVSGDKEMVESLADEYGLEFTGLSAKPEVQLKKIHLPKVGLYKSWVANMDEGWTRFVMDEYEFDMDTLHDADIKTKDLSQYDAIIIPSQRPGSILHGHSTMDMPEKFTGGIGLKGSVALSDYVENGGTLIAFDEASDFVIEQFGLPLRDAVAGADSNDFFIPGSLIKAGVDTSHPLAFGMKDTVAVSFNRSRAFAIDKQRKSGEGGKEDIKDAPTPEVEVIATYAAKDLLMSGWAMGEDRYIAKKPAMVKAKYGKGSAILFAFRPQFRAQPRGTYKLIFNAIYEGASE; from the coding sequence ATGATTTCTAAAACAGCAAACCTCAAAACATTGCTGCTCCTCGCAGTGATGTCTTTGTCCTGCGCTGCATTTTCAGTAGCACAAAATGTTCCCTCCCCAAAAGATGTTCTCGGCTTTGAACTGGGAGATGATTACAAACTGGCCGATTATTCACAAATTGAAGATTACCTGATTAAGCTGGACAATGCTTCCGAACGGGTTAAAATGCAGGAAATCGGGGAAACCGTACTGGGCAGAAAAATGTACATTGTGTTTGTTTCCACCGAAGAAAACCTACGTCAACTTGATAAATGGAAAGACATCAGCACCAAACTTGCAAGGGTGCAGGTCGACGATGATGATGCCGTTCGACTTTCGCAAGAAGGCAAGGCCATTGTTTGGGTGGATGGCGGAATCCACTCCACAGAACTGGCCGGCACCCAAGTAACTCCCGAGTTGGCATACACTTTGGCGACATCCGAATCCGAAGAAGTGAAAAAAATAAGGGAAAATGTGATAACGATCATTATGCCCAACATGAACCCCGATGGCCTCGACATCGTAACAGATTGGTATCGAAAAAACTTGGGAACACCTTATGAAACTTCTCGCCCTCCGATTTTATACCATCATTATGTGGGGCACGACAACAATAGGGATTGGTTTATGAACACTATGCCCGAAACCTATCACGTCACCCAAATTTTATATAACGAGTGGTACCCTCAAATTGTCTTTAATCACCATCAAACCTCACCTTCTTGGACCAAGATTTCCATTCCTCCCTACGCTGACCCGGTAAACCCAAAAATACATCCTGCCATTACTGCAAGTGTCAGCGAAGTCGGTTCTGCCATGTCCAAGCGTTTTTCCATGGAGAACATGCCCGGTGCCATAGCGGATAATTATTACACCATGTTCTGGAACGGTGGGGCACGTACCGTACCATACTACCACAACATGATCGGTATTTTGACCGAAACAGGACATGCTTCCCCCACCCCAAGGTATTACGACCCCGAAAAACTGCCTAAAACAGTCGCCGGAGGAACTCCTACGGATGGCACGGACATTATGTATCCAGACCCTTGGAAGGGTGGCGAATCCCATTTTAGGGATGCCGTGGATTATATGTTGACAGCAACCTGGGCCACTTTGGACCTAGCGGCCGACCGCAAGAGCAATTACCTTTATAATATTTATAAAATGGGTAAGTCAGCCGTGGAAAAAGGAAAGACAGGAGATCTGTTCGCTTATATCATCGATAAGGAGCAATGGGATTCTTTTGAAGCGGTAAACTTGGTAAACGTTTTGCTCCGCGGTGGAATCGAAGTTGAAAAAGCTACCAAAGACTTTACGGTCAATGGTAAAGAATACGAAGAAGGCTCTTATGTCATCTATACCGCCCAAGCCTTTAGACCGTATTTGTTGGATCTGATGGAAAAACAGGATTACCCAACCCGTTTTCAATATCCCGGCGGACCACCTGACACTCCCTACGATCTAGCTGGGTGGACATTGCCGTTGCAAATGGGCATTGATGTGGATAAAATTGCCGAGTCTTTCAATGCACCAACAGAAAAAGTTACAGGGCTTGTAAAACATTATGAAGGCGAAGTAAACAGAAACGGTTCCTTCGGCTATGCGTTGAGTGTTAACAGCAATGCCTCGGTATTGGCCACCAACAAAATATTGAAAGCTGGCGGAACGGCTTACAAAAGCATGGCGGAATTCAAAGCGGGCAAAGTAACACTTCCCGCTGGATCATATATTGTTTCCGGGGACAAAGAAATGGTGGAGTCCTTGGCCGATGAGTACGGACTTGAATTTACAGGATTGTCCGCCAAACCAGAAGTACAGTTGAAGAAAATCCATTTGCCCAAAGTGGGACTCTACAAATCCTGGGTGGCCAATATGGATGAAGGATGGACCCGTTTTGTAATGGACGAATACGAATTTGATATGGACACTTTGCACGATGCCGATATCAAAACCAAAGACTTGTCACAGTATGATGCCATCATCATCCCATCGCAAAGACCAGGTTCCATTTTACATGGACACTCAACTATGGACATGCCCGAAAAATTCACTGGAGGAATTGGGCTGAAGGGTTCCGTAGCTCTGAGCGACTATGTGGAAAATGGTGGGACTCTAATTGCCTTTGACGAGGCCAGTGACTTTGTTATCGAGCAATTTGGATTGCCTTTGCGCGACGCCGTGGCAGGTGCGGACAGCAACGACTTTTTTATTCCTGGATCTTTGATCAAGGCCGGTGTGGACACTTCCCATCCATTGGCATTTGGTATGAAGGATACCGTTGCCGTTTCTTTCAACAGAAGCAGGGCTTTTGCCATTGACAAACAAAGAAAATCCGGCGAAGGCGGTAAAGAAGACATTAAGGATGCACCCACACCCGAAGTTGAGGTAATCGCCACCTATGCCGCCAAAGACCTATTGATGAGCGGTTGGGCCATGGGCGAGGACCGATACATTGCCAAAAAACCTGCGATGGTGAAAGCCAAATACGGAAAAGGCTCGGCCATCTTGTTTGCCTTCCGTCCACAGTTTAGGGCACAACCAAGAGGTACCTATAAATTGATTTTCAATGCAATCTATGAGGGTGCTTCGGAGTAG
- a CDS encoding beta-ketoacyl-ACP synthase III — protein sequence MKKTTAAITAVGGYVPDFVLSNKVLETMVDTNDEWITTRTGIKERRILKEENAGTSFMAIRAAKDLLQKRGIEASEIDFVLVATATPDLPVASTAAYVASEIGAVNAFAYDLQAACSSFLYGMSTAASYIESGRYKKVLVIGADKMSSIIDYTDRTTCIIFGDGAGAVLFEPNEEGLGLQDEYLRSDGIGRQFLKIDAGGSILPASEETVKNKQHYVYQDGKSVFKFAVSNMADVSALIMERNNLTKDDVQWLAPHQANKRIIDATANRMGVEADKVLINIDRYGNTTSATLPLLLYDFEKQLKKGDNIIFAAFGGGFTWGSIYLKWAYNS from the coding sequence ATGAAGAAAACAACGGCAGCAATAACAGCTGTAGGAGGATATGTTCCCGATTTTGTACTTTCCAATAAAGTACTGGAAACCATGGTAGATACCAACGATGAATGGATAACTACCCGAACCGGAATCAAGGAACGTAGGATCTTAAAAGAAGAGAACGCGGGAACATCTTTTATGGCAATCAGGGCCGCAAAAGACCTGCTTCAAAAAAGAGGCATTGAAGCTTCCGAAATAGATTTTGTACTTGTAGCGACCGCAACCCCCGATTTGCCCGTAGCATCCACCGCTGCATATGTGGCTTCGGAAATTGGTGCGGTGAACGCTTTCGCCTACGACTTGCAGGCTGCCTGCTCCAGCTTTTTGTACGGGATGTCCACCGCAGCCAGCTATATAGAGTCCGGCAGATATAAAAAAGTATTGGTCATTGGGGCAGATAAAATGTCGTCCATCATAGATTATACGGATAGAACCACATGTATTATTTTTGGTGACGGGGCCGGCGCGGTTCTTTTTGAGCCCAATGAAGAAGGGTTGGGACTTCAGGATGAATATCTCCGCTCCGACGGTATTGGCCGACAATTTTTAAAAATCGATGCAGGCGGATCTATTCTGCCCGCTTCCGAGGAAACCGTGAAGAACAAACAACATTATGTTTATCAAGATGGTAAATCCGTTTTTAAATTTGCGGTATCCAATATGGCAGATGTATCGGCACTGATCATGGAACGGAACAACTTGACGAAGGATGATGTACAGTGGTTGGCGCCACACCAGGCCAACAAACGTATCATTGATGCCACCGCCAATAGAATGGGCGTGGAGGCGGATAAAGTATTGATCAATATAGACCGTTACGGAAATACGACCTCCGCAACACTGCCCTTGTTGTTGTACGACTTCGAGAAGCAGTTGAAAAAAGGAGACAACATAATTTTTGCCGCCTTTGGAGGTGGTTTTACATGGGGTTCCATTTATTTAAAATGGGCCTATAACTCATAA
- a CDS encoding YceD family protein: MMKLKEFNIPFSGLKLGKHNFVYEIDDAFFESFDYQEFNGASVKIDAVLDKMSTMMELQIEAEGTINVDCDLTGEPFDQPIDSNLKLVVKFGDEYNDEDDEILIIPHGEHQFNIAQYIYEMLVLAVPQKRVHPGVEDGTLQSEILDKLEELQPKENTKPSEDTDPRWDDLKKLLTDK; the protein is encoded by the coding sequence ATGATGAAGCTGAAAGAGTTTAATATCCCTTTTTCAGGTCTGAAGTTGGGAAAACATAACTTTGTGTACGAAATTGATGATGCGTTCTTTGAATCTTTTGACTACCAAGAATTTAACGGAGCTTCCGTAAAAATTGATGCCGTTTTAGATAAAATGAGCACCATGATGGAACTTCAGATCGAAGCGGAGGGAACCATAAATGTGGATTGTGATTTGACGGGCGAACCTTTTGACCAGCCTATCGATTCCAATTTAAAACTAGTCGTCAAATTTGGCGATGAGTATAATGATGAGGATGACGAAATATTGATCATTCCACATGGCGAGCACCAATTCAATATTGCACAGTACATATACGAAATGTTGGTACTGGCCGTCCCACAGAAAAGGGTTCATCCCGGAGTGGAAGATGGCACATTGCAATCCGAAATCTTGGACAAGCTCGAAGAGCTACAGCCAAAAGAGAATACAAAACCATCAGAAGACACAGACCCCAGGTGGGACGATTTAAAAAAGTTACTAACGGATAAATAG
- a CDS encoding sodium:solute symporter family protein: protein MKLELLDYIIIFGFFALVLFIGIYVSKKSGQNSTEYFLSGRSMPWWLLGLSMVATTFSTDTPNLVTDLVRSNGVSGNWGWWCFLLTGMLTVFVYAKLWRKSNVKTDLEFYELRYGGKAASFLRKFRAIYLGVLFNVITMASVTLAAIKIGGVMLGLEPWVTVVSAGLITVVFSALGGFKGVVYSDFFLFFMAMAGAIGAAYYLVNLPEVGGLQAVLENENVKDKLSILPDFSDKRALITALIIPLAVQWWSSWYPGGEPGGGGYIAQRMLAAKNENHAIGATFFFNIMHYALRPWPWILVALASLVVYPDIASIHEAFPNVTEDKLGHDLAYSAMMTKLPTGLLGVVMASLVAAYMSTISTQLNWGSSYIVYDFYKQQINPEATEKQMVNVGRISTVLLMVLSAFLALALQDAMGVFNLLLSFGAGTGLIFILRWFWWRINAWSEITAMFSSGILAVLLETTPLRGYLFAPETGIFPEWADLPFIMLVTTIIWLTATFVTQPESKEVLRSFYLKIQPGGPGWAKVVDEAEAENVEIVKTNEKWSVPSGIKAMLSGVVLIYSIMFATGYWIYGKYQLAIILTIVVAVSAFVLLKVWQGMKNVF, encoded by the coding sequence ATGAAACTTGAACTTTTAGATTACATCATCATTTTTGGATTTTTTGCCTTGGTCCTTTTCATTGGGATATATGTTTCCAAAAAATCCGGACAAAATTCAACAGAATACTTTTTATCCGGTAGAAGCATGCCGTGGTGGCTTTTGGGATTGTCCATGGTCGCGACCACTTTTTCCACCGATACGCCCAACTTGGTAACCGATTTGGTCCGCTCCAATGGAGTTTCCGGAAACTGGGGCTGGTGGTGCTTTTTGCTGACAGGGATGTTGACCGTTTTTGTGTATGCCAAACTCTGGAGAAAGTCCAATGTAAAAACAGATCTGGAATTTTATGAACTAAGATACGGAGGGAAGGCAGCAAGCTTTTTGAGAAAGTTCAGGGCCATTTATCTTGGGGTATTGTTCAATGTGATTACCATGGCCTCCGTTACTTTGGCCGCCATAAAGATAGGTGGCGTTATGTTGGGGCTGGAGCCTTGGGTAACCGTGGTAAGTGCAGGCCTGATCACTGTTGTTTTTAGTGCCCTTGGTGGTTTTAAAGGCGTTGTCTATAGTGATTTTTTCCTGTTTTTTATGGCAATGGCCGGAGCAATAGGAGCTGCCTATTATCTGGTCAATTTACCCGAAGTGGGCGGATTGCAAGCTGTTTTGGAGAATGAAAACGTAAAAGATAAATTGAGCATACTACCCGATTTTAGCGATAAAAGAGCTTTGATCACCGCACTGATCATACCGTTGGCGGTACAATGGTGGAGTTCGTGGTACCCCGGAGGGGAACCCGGTGGCGGAGGTTATATCGCACAACGAATGTTGGCGGCAAAAAATGAGAACCATGCTATAGGAGCCACCTTCTTCTTTAATATTATGCACTACGCCTTAAGGCCTTGGCCATGGATTCTAGTCGCTTTGGCATCTTTGGTGGTGTACCCGGACATAGCGAGCATACACGAAGCCTTCCCCAATGTAACGGAAGATAAGTTGGGACATGACCTTGCCTATTCCGCCATGATGACAAAATTGCCAACAGGACTATTAGGTGTAGTAATGGCCTCATTGGTCGCAGCCTATATGTCCACTATTTCTACGCAGTTGAACTGGGGCTCTTCCTATATAGTGTATGATTTTTATAAGCAACAAATAAATCCAGAGGCCACAGAAAAACAAATGGTAAATGTGGGACGGATTTCTACCGTACTGCTAATGGTGTTGAGCGCATTTTTGGCCCTGGCCCTACAGGATGCCATGGGAGTGTTCAACTTGCTTTTATCCTTTGGTGCTGGAACGGGACTCATCTTTATATTAAGGTGGTTCTGGTGGCGAATCAATGCGTGGAGCGAAATTACGGCCATGTTTTCTTCTGGAATCCTAGCCGTTTTATTGGAGACAACTCCCTTGAGAGGTTATTTGTTTGCACCTGAAACAGGAATTTTTCCAGAATGGGCCGATTTGCCATTTATAATGTTAGTGACGACAATTATATGGCTAACGGCCACATTTGTAACCCAACCAGAAAGCAAAGAGGTGCTTCGAAGCTTCTATCTAAAAATTCAACCGGGAGGTCCGGGTTGGGCAAAAGTTGTAGATGAAGCCGAAGCGGAAAATGTGGAAATTGTCAAGACCAACGAAAAGTGGAGCGTACCATCAGGAATTAAAGCGATGCTGTCCGGTGTGGTGTTGATCTACTCCATCATGTTCGCCACAGGATATTGGATTTATGGAAAATATCAACTGGCCATCATTCTTACCATTGTGGTAGCCGTGTCCGCTTTTGTACTATTAAAGGTATGGCAAGGAATGAAGAATGTGTTCTAG
- the arfB gene encoding alternative ribosome rescue aminoacyl-tRNA hydrolase ArfB: MDKKQIHRELQFKAMRSSGAGGQHVNKVSSKVELTFNIPASEGLSEREKQRIQLKLKSRLTNDGAIVLQCDEARSQHRNKDLVVKRFFEILKNALVVPKKRKPTKPTKSSKEKRLKSKKMTADKKASRKKPDLGK; the protein is encoded by the coding sequence TTGGACAAAAAACAAATACATAGAGAGCTTCAGTTTAAGGCGATGCGGAGTAGCGGAGCTGGCGGACAACACGTGAACAAGGTTTCCTCCAAAGTGGAGCTTACGTTCAACATCCCTGCATCAGAAGGACTATCGGAACGCGAAAAACAGCGGATTCAATTAAAACTCAAATCCAGGTTGACCAACGATGGCGCCATCGTTCTTCAATGTGATGAAGCCCGGAGTCAGCACCGGAACAAGGACCTAGTGGTGAAGCGATTTTTTGAAATATTGAAAAATGCGCTTGTAGTTCCCAAGAAACGAAAACCGACCAAACCGACGAAGTCTTCCAAAGAAAAGCGGTTAAAGTCCAAAAAGATGACCGCGGACAAAAAAGCTTCGCGCAAAAAACCAGATCTGGGCAAATAA
- the pdxA gene encoding 4-hydroxythreonine-4-phosphate dehydrogenase PdxA: MKENQKIRLGISIGDINGIGCEVALKTFEDARMLDFCTPVLFASNKIVSQQIKDFGLDIKFNGVRDAEQALEGKVNIVNVGKDAPNVEYGQATKEAGEFAIRSLRFAVNALKENKIDVLVTAPINKNNIQSEDFKFPGHTDFLAQELKGESLMFMVTDELRVGLLTDHIAVKDVAKAITPKLIRNKVATMEESLKMDFGIRKPKIALLGINPHSGDNGTIGEEDDKILKPTIQELFNKGTLVYGPYSADSFFGSDNHKNFDAILAAYHDQGLIPFKTLSFGKGVNYTAGLDKVRTSPDHGTAYEIAGKGKADESSFKEAVFTAIQVFKNRTEYLKLTENPLKKQKIRRGG, encoded by the coding sequence ATGAAGGAAAATCAAAAAATACGATTGGGGATCTCCATAGGGGACATTAACGGAATTGGGTGCGAAGTAGCACTCAAAACATTTGAAGATGCAAGAATGTTGGACTTTTGCACACCTGTACTATTTGCATCCAACAAGATTGTTTCACAACAGATCAAAGATTTTGGGCTGGACATCAAGTTCAATGGCGTCCGGGATGCCGAGCAGGCCTTGGAAGGGAAAGTCAATATTGTCAATGTTGGGAAAGATGCCCCCAACGTGGAATACGGCCAGGCCACAAAGGAGGCCGGTGAATTCGCCATTAGATCCCTGAGGTTTGCAGTAAATGCCCTAAAAGAGAATAAAATCGATGTTTTGGTCACGGCACCCATCAACAAAAACAATATACAATCCGAGGATTTTAAGTTTCCAGGGCATACCGATTTTCTGGCCCAAGAACTCAAGGGGGAAAGCCTTATGTTTATGGTTACAGATGAGTTAAGGGTGGGTTTGCTCACCGATCATATTGCCGTAAAGGATGTGGCCAAGGCCATAACCCCAAAACTTATCCGTAACAAGGTCGCCACCATGGAAGAATCCCTAAAAATGGATTTTGGCATCCGCAAGCCCAAAATTGCTTTGTTGGGCATTAATCCGCACAGCGGGGACAACGGCACCATTGGGGAAGAGGACGATAAAATTTTGAAACCGACCATACAAGAGTTGTTCAACAAAGGGACCTTGGTCTACGGGCCCTATTCGGCCGACAGCTTTTTTGGTTCGGATAACCATAAAAATTTCGATGCCATACTAGCGGCATACCACGATCAAGGATTGATTCCGTTCAAGACCCTTTCCTTTGGCAAGGGCGTGAATTACACCGCGGGGCTGGACAAAGTCCGAACCTCTCCCGATCACGGTACCGCCTACGAAATTGCAGGTAAGGGCAAAGCAGATGAAAGCTCTTTTAAAGAAGCGGTTTTTACTGCCATTCAGGTATTTAAAAACAGGACCGAGTATCTAAAACTTACCGAAAACCCCCTGAAAAAGCAGAAAATTAGGCGCGGAGGGTAA
- a CDS encoding riboflavin synthase: MFTGIIETLGKVEKLEKEGGNLHITVSSTITSELKIDQSVSHNGVCLTVVSIDADKYTVTAIEETLSKTNLGELKVGEVVNLERAMLMGARLDGHIVQGHVDQTATCKSVEEKDGSWVYTFAYDPKLNNVTIEKGSITVDGVSLTVVDSKKDSFSVAIIPYTHEHTRFHTYKVGDTINLEFDVIGKYVSRLLELRD, translated from the coding sequence ATGTTCACAGGAATCATAGAGACTTTGGGGAAAGTTGAAAAGCTGGAAAAAGAGGGAGGAAATCTTCACATTACCGTATCCTCTACAATTACTTCTGAATTAAAAATAGACCAGAGTGTTTCGCACAATGGGGTATGCCTTACCGTGGTTTCCATTGATGCCGATAAGTATACCGTGACTGCCATTGAAGAAACCTTGAGCAAAACCAATTTGGGAGAATTGAAGGTGGGTGAAGTGGTGAACTTGGAACGAGCCATGTTGATGGGTGCCCGTTTGGACGGACATATCGTGCAAGGGCATGTGGACCAAACGGCTACCTGCAAATCCGTTGAAGAGAAAGATGGGAGTTGGGTCTACACATTTGCATACGACCCCAAGCTGAATAATGTCACCATCGAAAAAGGTTCCATCACGGTTGATGGTGTTAGCTTGACCGTTGTGGATTCCAAAAAGGACAGTTTTAGTGTAGCCATTATTCCTTATACCCACGAACACACGCGTTTCCATACCTATAAAGTAGGCGATACCATCAACTTGGAGTTTGATGTTATTGGAAAATATGTTTCCAGATTATTGGAATTAAGAGATTAA
- a CDS encoding sulfite exporter TauE/SafE family protein, with protein sequence MFLSTFSDISVAAWTMAATAAFLMGVSKAGLKGMSIFNVTLMALAFGSRASTGLFIPLLIVGDIFAVVYYNRHAQWKYIFKFIPWMILGILIGVLVGKDLPEREFKWGMVIVIFISLAMLIWWDRRKSQTVPTHWVFSGSMGVLAGICTMIGNLAGAFTNIFFLAMRLPKNEFVGTAAWLFFITNLFKLPFHVFIWKTITVQSLLINLRLLPAIIVGLILGVFLVKKINEKNYKRFILIVTAIGAVAILFR encoded by the coding sequence ATGTTTCTTTCAACTTTCTCGGATATTTCTGTTGCCGCTTGGACCATGGCAGCTACCGCCGCTTTTTTAATGGGAGTCTCCAAAGCAGGGCTCAAGGGCATGTCCATTTTTAATGTGACCCTTATGGCCTTGGCCTTTGGCTCAAGAGCTTCAACGGGGCTTTTTATTCCGCTGCTGATTGTTGGGGATATTTTTGCGGTGGTCTATTACAACCGGCATGCCCAATGGAAATACATTTTTAAGTTTATTCCATGGATGATTTTGGGCATCCTCATCGGGGTTTTGGTCGGTAAGGACCTTCCCGAGCGTGAATTTAAATGGGGAATGGTGATCGTAATATTCATTAGTTTGGCAATGCTGATCTGGTGGGACAGAAGAAAATCCCAGACCGTACCTACCCACTGGGTCTTCTCCGGTTCCATGGGTGTTTTGGCGGGCATCTGTACCATGATCGGAAATTTGGCCGGCGCATTTACCAATATTTTCTTTTTGGCGATGCGATTGCCCAAGAACGAATTTGTGGGCACGGCGGCCTGGTTGTTCTTCATTACCAATCTATTCAAATTGCCGTTCCATGTTTTTATTTGGAAAACGATTACCGTCCAAAGTCTGTTGATCAACCTAAGATTGCTTCCTGCTATTATTGTCGGTTTGATTTTGGGTGTCTTCTTGGTGAAGAAAATCAACGAGAAAAATTACAAACGCTTTATTTTGATTGTAACCGCTATTGGTGCGGTAGCGATTCTTTTTAGATAA